A region from the Halarsenatibacter silvermanii genome encodes:
- a CDS encoding DcrB-related protein → MNRYRIKNIILKNLTARSQILVLFLLLFFLSAASIYNIPIEARSSYNGDNFSMDIPSSWELIDQDIGEQIEEFIYLAPEEIDPGEIEGYRHTASVNVAVERLAAEFTAEEYADIIIKDVESRIDDFELIARENVELAGEAGIKVRYRGQMNDDESLVWQEWMIVENDEQAITLTYTAVEQLFDDYYGEVQSIADSLKIEN, encoded by the coding sequence ATGAACAGATATAGGATCAAAAATATCATTTTGAAGAATCTAACAGCCCGGAGTCAGATTCTGGTTCTTTTCCTGCTGCTGTTTTTTCTCTCAGCAGCCTCCATTTATAACATTCCGATCGAGGCTCGAAGCAGCTATAACGGTGATAATTTTAGCATGGATATTCCCTCTTCCTGGGAGCTGATCGATCAGGATATCGGTGAGCAGATTGAGGAGTTCATCTATCTCGCACCGGAAGAGATCGACCCGGGGGAGATAGAAGGCTACCGCCACACTGCCAGTGTTAATGTGGCTGTGGAGAGGCTTGCGGCTGAGTTTACAGCTGAGGAATATGCTGATATAATAATAAAAGATGTTGAGAGCCGGATAGATGATTTTGAGTTGATAGCCAGGGAAAATGTTGAGCTGGCAGGTGAAGCTGGTATCAAGGTGAGATACAGAGGTCAGATGAATGATGATGAATCTCTGGTCTGGCAGGAATGGATGATCGTGGAAAACGATGAGCAGGCCATAACTCTGACCTATACTGCTGTGGAGCAGCTTTTTGATGACTATTACGGTGAAGTACAGAGTATAGCTGATTCGCTGAAAATAGAAAATTAA
- a CDS encoding radical SAM protein, translated as MSSTFDLVKKMAAEKIVDTGLKYIRQDPKSNFSKILTLAKKINQVETYQRALEKVETMTKENPVIYDYIDRATDLAPKFQENLAKTFFVNATLLGTSYRKEKSSELGASVPYTILLDPTSACNLNCEGCWAGKYEDSEQLSFSEIDRIITEAKELGIYFFVLSGGEPTVYPHLFDIFEKHQDCVFMMYTNGTLIDEEMADKIASVGNVSPTLSLEGFEEYTDDRRGSGTFGKIEDAMEHLRERGVLFGTSFTVTRKNCHLLTEGSSFVEALIDKGAYYTWLFHYVPIGKNPNTDLMITPEQRSELVESIPDLRTNYPLFMVDFWNDGHFTDGCIAGGRRYFHINASGDVEPCAFVHFAVDNIKGKPLVEVLKNPLFEEYQKEAPFNDNLYRPCPIIDNPEELRRIVQKVGADPTHEGAEEVLEEPVASDLEKKAKKWGQVSRPIHHERQGQKEEVVSGSHCGG; from the coding sequence ATGTCTTCAACATTCGATCTGGTCAAAAAGATGGCTGCTGAAAAAATTGTAGATACAGGATTAAAATATATCAGGCAGGATCCCAAGAGCAACTTTTCCAAAATATTGACGCTGGCTAAAAAAATCAATCAGGTTGAAACCTATCAAAGAGCCCTGGAGAAGGTCGAGACGATGACGAAAGAAAATCCGGTCATTTACGATTATATCGACAGGGCGACTGACCTGGCTCCCAAATTTCAGGAAAATCTGGCCAAAACATTTTTTGTCAACGCTACGCTGCTGGGGACCTCCTATCGAAAGGAAAAGAGCAGCGAACTGGGGGCTTCTGTGCCCTATACCATCCTTCTGGATCCCACCAGCGCCTGCAATTTGAACTGCGAGGGCTGCTGGGCTGGAAAGTATGAGGATTCAGAACAGCTTTCTTTTTCCGAGATAGATAGGATAATCACAGAAGCCAAGGAACTGGGTATATACTTTTTTGTTCTCTCCGGTGGTGAACCCACGGTTTATCCTCATCTATTCGATATCTTTGAAAAGCATCAGGACTGTGTCTTTATGATGTACACCAACGGTACTTTAATAGATGAGGAGATGGCAGATAAGATCGCCAGTGTCGGCAATGTGAGCCCCACTTTGAGCCTGGAAGGTTTTGAAGAATATACCGATGACCGCAGGGGATCGGGTACTTTTGGCAAAATAGAAGATGCCATGGAACATCTCAGAGAGAGAGGTGTGCTTTTTGGCACAAGCTTTACTGTTACCAGAAAAAACTGCCATCTCTTAACCGAAGGAAGCTCATTTGTGGAGGCCCTGATAGATAAAGGCGCATATTACACCTGGCTTTTTCACTATGTGCCGATCGGCAAGAATCCCAATACGGATCTGATGATAACTCCCGAACAGCGTTCAGAGCTGGTGGAAAGCATTCCCGATCTGAGGACCAATTATCCGCTATTTATGGTCGATTTCTGGAATGATGGGCATTTTACCGATGGCTGCATTGCCGGAGGAAGAAGATATTTCCATATTAATGCCAGCGGCGATGTTGAGCCCTGCGCTTTTGTACATTTTGCAGTTGACAATATCAAGGGCAAACCCCTGGTCGAGGTGCTCAAAAATCCTCTATTCGAGGAATACCAGAAAGAAGCTCCCTTTAACGATAATCTCTACAGGCCCTGCCCGATCATAGATAATCCTGAAGAGCTGCGCAGAATTGTGCAGAAAGTCGGAGCCGATCCCACGCATGAAGGAGCTGAAGAGGTTCTCGAAGAGCCGGTGGCCTCTGATTTAGAAAAAAAGGCGAAAAAATGGGGGCAGGTTTCTCGCCCCATCCATCATGAAAGACAGGGACAAAAAGAAGAAGTTGTCAGCGGGAGCCACTGCGGCGGCTGA
- a CDS encoding MarR family winged helix-turn-helix transcriptional regulator: MSTTEESRESVLHKFFRKLMEELLNKFSSEAIEMDLSLQEHYIIEILGRNEKMTISNLADKVSAPLTTISSTLDRLYEQNYVERERSQEDRRVVEVSLSEKGQGCFDVHQEETEELIDQFLSQLSEDDKKEMQRILSSFEWEDQAGDE; encoded by the coding sequence ATGAGCACAACTGAGGAGAGCAGGGAGAGTGTCCTCCATAAGTTTTTCCGAAAACTGATGGAGGAGCTTTTGAACAAATTCTCATCGGAAGCAATTGAGATGGATTTGAGCCTGCAGGAGCATTATATCATCGAAATACTGGGCCGTAATGAAAAGATGACTATCTCCAATCTTGCTGATAAGGTTTCCGCTCCCCTTACAACTATTTCCAGCACTCTCGACAGACTTTATGAGCAGAATTATGTGGAAAGAGAAAGATCTCAGGAGGATAGAAGGGTAGTAGAGGTCAGTCTTTCCGAGAAAGGTCAGGGGTGTTTTGATGTCCATCAGGAGGAAACTGAAGAATTGATAGATCAATTTCTTTCCCAGCTATCGGAGGATGACAAAAAGGAGATGCAGAGAATTCTGAGCAGTTTCGAGTGGGAAGATCAAGCCGGGGACGAATAA
- a CDS encoding DnaB-like helicase C-terminal domain-containing protein, whose amino-acid sequence MDTGYEHLDKKFELIAPGEITLLAGPAHVGKTSLAVNLAHQRMLNHEDSILFLTLDEDLGELGKRFIHLDTGIPLFRNGDNRANSGLLDEDSSDEKMTEDNEYTLKINESARKFQEQIESENLNVFHQEELTVAEIQNLCSDHFPDFDFLIIDYLEAIEFGDNSDKKRSEREKLIVEELKKLARQREIPLLVLSKKEKDELEFLQESSDKIAVLGRHGHCDEKRQWDREMKVQLNCIPEPAELEMIYNATGSTGSHELLWEAPLLAFRERSEDRDKIISDVFSDLKK is encoded by the coding sequence ATGGATACTGGATATGAGCATCTCGATAAGAAGTTTGAATTAATAGCTCCCGGAGAAATCACTCTGTTGGCCGGCCCAGCCCACGTAGGAAAAACTTCTCTCGCCGTAAATTTAGCTCATCAGCGCATGTTGAACCACGAGGATAGTATCCTCTTTCTGACTCTCGATGAGGATCTGGGAGAGCTGGGAAAAAGATTTATCCATCTCGATACCGGTATACCCCTGTTCAGAAATGGTGATAACAGGGCTAATTCGGGGCTTTTGGATGAGGATAGCAGTGACGAGAAAATGACTGAAGATAATGAATACACGCTGAAGATCAATGAAAGCGCCAGGAAATTCCAGGAGCAGATAGAGAGCGAGAATCTCAATGTATTTCATCAGGAAGAGCTAACTGTGGCTGAGATTCAAAATCTCTGCAGCGATCATTTTCCTGATTTTGATTTTCTGATAATCGATTATCTCGAAGCGATCGAGTTTGGCGATAACAGCGACAAAAAGCGTTCTGAAAGGGAAAAATTGATAGTTGAGGAATTGAAAAAGCTTGCCAGGCAGAGAGAAATACCGCTTCTGGTTTTATCTAAGAAGGAAAAGGATGAGCTGGAGTTTCTGCAGGAGAGTTCCGATAAAATAGCTGTACTGGGAAGACACGGTCACTGCGATGAAAAGCGTCAGTGGGATAGAGAGATGAAGGTCCAGCTAAATTGTATTCCTGAACCTGCCGAGCTGGAAATGATATATAATGCTACCGGCAGCACAGGCTCTCATGAGCTCCTCTGGGAGGCTCCTCTGCTGGCTTTCAGAGAGAGAAGTGAAGACAGGGATAAAATTATTTCGGATGTATTTTCTGATTTGAAAAAATAG